In Aulosira sp. FACHB-615, the DNA window GATGTTAGTCGTTTACGCAGTACTTTTAAACCTATTGCCCTGTTAGCTTTACCTGGGGCTGTTATTTCTAGTGGAATTATTGCCTTATTACTCAAACTAGGGCTGGGATTAGCTTGGATACCAGCTTTACTTGTGGGTGTGATTCTAGCAAACACAGACACTGTTTCGATGATTGCAGTGTTTAAGGAAATACCCGTACCTTCTCGACTGTCTACGATTGTTGAAGGCGAAACTTTATTCAATGATGCGGCGGCGTTAGTTTCATTTAACCTGATTTCGCAAGTATATTCCACAGGTTCAATCACATTATTAGAAGGAATCCAACAACTGCTATTTATCTCTTTAGGTGGTTGCGTTGTAGGTTTAGTATTAGGTTACTTAAGCATACCTGTATTCACCCGTTTAGATGATCCTCTGAGTAGTTTATTACTGACGGTTGCAATTGCATTGGGTACTTTTCAGGTGGGGCAGTTTCTCGGTGTGTCAGGCGCAGTGGCGGTGGTTGTCGCTGGCTTAATTTTCGGGAATCAGGGACTTTCGCGCAATACTTCGGCTTCGAGTCGCATCACTTTGTTGAGTTTTTGGGAATATGCCAGTTTTACGGTGAATACGTTTATTTTTCTGTTGATTGGTTTAGAAATCAACTTAGTCACCTTCTGGAAAACCTTACCTGCGGTTTTACTGGCAGTTTTAGCTTATCAAGCTGGGCGAATACTAACAGTTTATCCACTACTGGCGATCGTTCGTTGGTTCGATCGCCCGATTCCTCTGCGTTGGCAACATTTATTGTTTTTAGGCAACATCAAAGGTTCACTGTCAATGGCTCTGGCTTTGAGTTTACCAACTACTCTACCGGGTAGAGATGTTTTAATAGCTTTAGTTTTTGGTAGTGTGCTAGTTTCATTAGTTGGACAGGGTTTAAGTTTGCCTTGGTTAGTTAAACGCTTAAAATTATCGAAATTCTCCGCAACTCAGCAGCAAGTTGAAGAATTACAAGCCCAACTGATGACAGGGAAAGCCGCCCAGGATGAATTAGATAGTTTGCTGAAGTCTGGGGTATTACCAAAATCAGTTTACGAGGAAATGCGATCGGCTTATCAAGTCAGGGTAGCTGGTGCGGAAAAATCTTTGAGAGATTTGTACAATCGCCGTGTTGATAATTCAGATGCTAAAAATCATGATTTAAGCAAATTGGATGCTATTCGTCGTCGTTTATTATTAGCCGAAAAAGGCGTTCTGAATGAAGCACTACGCAAGCGCATTCTTTCAGAAGAAATTGTGCAGGTACGGATACAATCTATTGATGAACAATTGCTGCAACTGGATGATGATTGATCATCTGTTATACATTTAAAACTGAATCATCCAGCAATCATAGCGTCTATAAAGCAATTATCTTTATCCATTGTCAGAATGATACAGTGTCCAAAAAATATATTCCCATCGTTATAATAAAACTCCACTTCACCATCTGGAGAAAAGACTAATCCTTCAAGTATTATTTGGTCTTTGAATTCTTCAGACGTTAAAAATGTCTCGTCTTCATCAAGCCATGTTTCATTCTTAAGTTCTAACAATTTTATTACAGCATATTCTTCTGCATCTTTAGCATAATGCTTCAGATTTCTGACAACACCACTAGCTCTAG includes these proteins:
- a CDS encoding DUF2262 domain-containing protein codes for the protein MDLPIIKHEILGQLVYNAELDWYESQIVVDETLISLSLSMENNHEVELILARASGVVRNLKHYAKDAEEYAVIKLLELKNETWLDEDETFLTSEEFKDQIILEGLVFSPDGEVEFYYNDGNIFFGHCIILTMDKDNCFIDAMIAG
- a CDS encoding cation:proton antiporter, producing MNVTELVKISIILLLVATGVALVSRRLRVPYVTGLVLAGLPITELLSYRIGLDPALVLNLFLPILIFEAGINTDVSRLRSTFKPIALLALPGAVISSGIIALLLKLGLGLAWIPALLVGVILANTDTVSMIAVFKEIPVPSRLSTIVEGETLFNDAAALVSFNLISQVYSTGSITLLEGIQQLLFISLGGCVVGLVLGYLSIPVFTRLDDPLSSLLLTVAIALGTFQVGQFLGVSGAVAVVVAGLIFGNQGLSRNTSASSRITLLSFWEYASFTVNTFIFLLIGLEINLVTFWKTLPAVLLAVLAYQAGRILTVYPLLAIVRWFDRPIPLRWQHLLFLGNIKGSLSMALALSLPTTLPGRDVLIALVFGSVLVSLVGQGLSLPWLVKRLKLSKFSATQQQVEELQAQLMTGKAAQDELDSLLKSGVLPKSVYEEMRSAYQVRVAGAEKSLRDLYNRRVDNSDAKNHDLSKLDAIRRRLLLAEKGVLNEALRKRILSEEIVQVRIQSIDEQLLQLDDD